The Pristiophorus japonicus isolate sPriJap1 chromosome 31, sPriJap1.hap1, whole genome shotgun sequence genome has a segment encoding these proteins:
- the LOC139240432 gene encoding apolipoprotein A-IV-like, whose protein sequence is MKFISVVLALTVLTGSQASLFPWQQEHRTRFEEAKAAFWDYVGQATNLAQENIDALKQSELGSEINERIGQSINEANLYAIEVSKRMSPLAQDLVDKLSSNAELMRQQIAQNLEEASRKLTPYAEELNLQIMASVANLRRTLREQVDLNTAAIRQDLTASAEELQEMVQLSVETFREKMTPYSDEVQLKVNQGIEQFRQGLVPFVEELQVKLVEKVQEIEKNIVPYAEDLTVQLKSYDQNMREKLKTMWETTQQNN, encoded by the exons ATGAAGTTCATCAGCGTTGTCCTGGCATTGACAGTCCTGACTG GGTCCCAGGCCTCTTTGTTTCCATGGCAACAGGAGCACCGCACGCGGTTTGAGGAGGCGAAAGCTGCGTTCTGGGACTATGTCGGCCAAGCAACGAACCTTGCTCAGGAAAACATCGACGCCCTCAAACAGTCTGAGCTGGGATCGGAGATCAA TGAGCGCATCGGACAGAGCATCAATGAAGCCAACCTCTACGCCATCGAGGTGAGCAAAAGGATGAGCCCCCTCGCCCAGGATCTGGTGGACAAGCTGAGCAGCAACGCTGAGCTGATGCGCCAGCAGATCgcccagaacctggaggaggccaGCCGCAAGCTGACCCCGTACGCCGAGGAGCTCAACCTGCAGATCATGGCCAGTGTGGCCAATCTGCGACGGACCCTGAGGGAGCAGGTGGACCTGAACACCGCGGCCATCCGCCAGGACCTCACCGCCAGCGCAGAGGAGCTGCAGGAGATGGTCCAGCTCAGCGTGGAGACCTTCCGCGAGAAGATGACCCCTTACTCCGACGAGGTCCAGCTCAAGGTCAACCAGGGCATCGAGCAGTTCCGGCAGGGCCTGGTGCCCTTCGTCGAGGAGCTCCAGGTCAAATTGGTGGAGAAGGTTCAGGAGATCGAGAAGAACATTGTCCCCTACGCCGAGGACCTCACTGTCCAGCTGAAAAGCTATGACCAGAACATGAGGGAGAAGCTGAAGACCATGTGGGAGACCACCCAACAGAACaactaa
- the LOC139240433 gene encoding apolipoprotein Eb-like, producing MKFLAAVLALVLIAGSHGSPLSKPQPNLESAIERFMTFATQMSQTTDDMMQNIRSTELDQKFRALLEDCLSELNVSADGLGAKLGPYGERFNADVAHLREKLARDLGSVRSMVMIYNEEAQLMVKQNLEDVRQTLALYLRKYRKRLTRDREEIRRKFQEYKQELSERGQRTLDDFRQVVEPYARAVGDKLQRRFDDIHQTLSQQAEEAKAQAQVLHGQVSANTESLREALSQRMDEIRVWFETEAQKVSQRFTELFESLREHESPPARN from the exons ATGAAGTTCCTTGCGGCAGTTCTAGCGCTGGTGCTAATTGCGG GTTCCCATGGATCCCCGCTGTCCAAACCACAGCCGAATTTGGAGTCGGCCATCGAGAGGTTCATGACCTTTGCAACCCAGATGTCCCAGACCACGGATGACATGATGCAGAACATCCGTAGCACGGAGCTGGACCAAAAGTTCCG GGCGCTGCTCGAGGACTGCCTGTCCGAGCTGAACGTCTCGGCGGACGGGCTGGGCGCCAAGCTGGGGCCGTACGGTGAGCGCTTCAACGCGGACGTGGCCCACCTGCGCGAGAAGCTGGCCCGCGACCTGGGCAGTGTGCGGTCCATGGTGATGATCTACAACGAGGAGGCCCAGCTGATGGTCAAGCAGAACCTGGAGGACGTCCGCCAGACGTTGGCGCTGTACCTGCGCAAGTACCGCAAGCGCCTGACCCGCGACCGCGAGGAGATCAGGCGCAAGTTCCAGGAGTACAAGCAGGAGCTGAGCGAGCGGGGCCAGCGGACGCTGGACGACTTCCGCCAGGTGGTGGAGCCCTACGCCAGGGCCGTGGGCGACAAACTTCAGCGCCGCTTTGACGACATCCACCAGACCCTCAGCCAGCAGGCCGAGGAGGCCAAGGCCCAGGCCCAGGTGCTCCACGGGCAGGTGTCGGCCAACACCGAGAGTCTGCGCGAGGCGCTGAGCCAGCGGATGGACGAGATCCGCGTCTGGTTCGAGACCGAGGCCCAGAAGGTCTCCCAGCGTTTCACCGAGCTCTTCGAGTCGCTCCGGGAGCACGAGAGCCCCCCGGCCCGCAactga